GTGTCACCACAGGACGAGCAGCTGACCCGTGTCTGGACCGACGCCGTCGTCGAGCTCGAGCAGAGCCCGGACATCACGCCGCGGCAGCTCGCCTTCGTCAAGCTCGCGAAGCCGCTGGGCCTCCTGGACGGCACGATGCTCCTCGCGGTCGGCAACGACCTGACCAAGGAGTACCTCGAGACGCGCGTCCGCACGGAGGTCGTGAGCGCGCTGTCCTCGGCGCTCGGGCGCGAGGCGCGCTTCGCGATCACGGTCGACGCCGACCTCGCCCCCATCGACGGCGACGGTCCCCAGCTCCGCCCGCTCCCCACGCCCGTCGCCGAGCACAGCCCGGTGCGCGGCTCGGACCACGACGAGGACGACGAGCCGGCCCGCGAGCCGTTCCGCCCGTCGTCGCGCCGGCCCGTCCCCCCGACGGAGCCGGCCCGCCTGAACCCGAAGTACCTGTTCGAGACCTTCGTCATCGGCTCGTCGAACAGGTTCGCGCACGCGGCGGCGGTGGCCGTGGCCGAGGCGCCCGCGAAGGCCTACAACCCGCTGTTCATCTACGGCGACTCGGGGCTGGGCAAGACCCACCTGCTGCACGCGATCGGGCACTACGCGCAGAACCTCTACCCGAGCGTGCGCGTGCGGTACGTGAACTCCGAGGAGTTCACCAACGACTTCATCAACTCGATCCGCGACGACAAGGCCGGCGCGTTCCAGCGCCGCTACCGCGAGGTCGACGTGCTCCTCATCGACGACATCCAGTTCCTGCAGGGCAAGGAACAGACGATGGAGGAGTTCTTCCACACGTTCAACACGCTCCACAACGCCAACAAGCAGGTCGTGATCACGTCCGACCTGCCGCCCAAGCAGCTCAACGGGTTCGAGGACCGCATGCGGTCGAGGTTCGAGTGGGGCCTCATCACCGACGTGCAGCCGCCGGACCTCGAGACGCGTATCGCGATCCTGCGCAAGAAGGCGGGCAGCGAGAAGCTCCAGGCGCCCGACGACGTGCTCGAGTACATCGCGTCGAAGATCTCGACGAACATCCGGGAGCTCGAGGGCGCGCTGATCCGGGTGACGGCGTTCGCGAACCTCAACCGGCAGCAGGTCGACCTGTCGCTCGCGGAGATCGTCCTCAAGGACCTGATCACCGACGACAACACCGCCGAGATCACCGCGACGCAGGTCATCGGGCAGACGGCCGCGTACTTCGGCCTGAGCATCGACGACCTCTGCGGCTCGTCGCGCTCCCGGGTGCTGGTGACGGCCCGGCAGATCGCGATGTACCTGTGCCGCGAGCTCACGGACCTCTCGCTGCCGAAGATCGGACAGGCGTTCGGCGGCCGGGACCACACGACGGTGATGCACGCGAACCGCAAGATCCGCGAGCTCATGGCGGAGCGCCGCTCGATCTACAACCAGGTCACAGAGCTCACGAACCGGATCAAGCAGCAGAACCGCGGCTGAGCCCCCACGACGTCAGGAAGGGCCGGAGGACACGTGTCCCCGGCCCTTCGTGCTGTTCGCTCGGGTGGGCGTCCCCAGCCTGTGCACGGCCCGCTCGCACGTGATCGCGCGGGAGACGGGGTGCCTCGTCGCGCGTGTCCACACCCCGTCCACAAGTCTGGGGACGACCTCGACCCGAGCCCAAGAGAGGCATGGGACGAATGTTCACACCTGTGCACACACCTGTGGATGACGGTGGACGACACGCTGCGCGCATGTGGACGACACACCCCGTCCCCGTGGACGACGCCGTGGCGATTCTTCCCGTCCACCGGGGCCCGGAGATGTCCACGGGTCCGACCCACACGCCGTGCACACGGCCACAGCGGCGCTGACCTGCGGAAACGGCCTTTGTCCACAGAGTGCACAGACGCTATGACGATGACGACTCATCTTCAGCGGAGAAATCCACACACCTTCGAAGACCTCCTGGGCCGATCGACCGACCGAGGGGCGCTGGGGCAGCGCGACGACGGCCGAGGACTCACCGACGACGCCGTCCACAGTCCGGTACCGGCGTCATCGCCACTCGCGTAGTCTTCCGAGCAACCCGTGCTCCCGCACCGCAGCCAGGCGTCCCCTCGCATGTCGTCCCGCGGCGCTGATCCTCACGAGCGCGGGTTCGCAGCGCCTGCGGCTCGACCGCCGTGGGCCGGCGGGTCACCGGCGTCCGGCGACCCCAGGACCGAGAGGGTGGGGCATGAAGTTCCGCGTCGACCGTGACGTTCTCGCCGAAGCAGTCACGTGGACGGCTCGCAGCCTGCCGACCCGCCCCCCGGTCCCGGTGCTCGCGGGCGTGCGCATCGAGGCCGACGCCTCGGGCACGCTCCAGCTCTCGAGCTTCGACTACGAGGTCTCGGCCCGCTCGGAGATCGCCGCCGACGTGAGCGAGCCCGGCACGGTCCTGGTCTCGGGCCGCCTGCTCGCGGAGATCTCGCGCGCGCTGCCGGCCAAGCCGGTCGACGTCGTGCTCGACGGCACCAAGGTCACCGTGACCTGCGGCGCGAGCCGGTTCACGCTCCTGACGATGCCGGTCGAGGACTACCCCGCACTCCCCGCGATGCCCGCGGTCACCGGCACGGTCGAGGGCGACGCCCTGACCCACGCGGTCGCCCAGGTGACCATCGCCGCGAGCCGGGACGACACGCTCCCGCTGCTCACGGGCGTCCGGATGGAGATCGAGGGCGAGAAGATCACGCTCCTCGCGACCGACCGCTACCGCCTCGCGCTGCGCGAGCTCACCTGGACGCCCGCCTCGCCGGACATCTCGACGGTCGCGCTGGTCCGGGCCCGCACGCTCTCGGACGCCGCGAAGTCGCTCGGCTCGTCGAGCTCGGTCAACGTCGCGCTCGCAACCGGTCAGGGCGTCGACCTCATCGGCTTCGAGGCCGGCGGCCGCCACACGACGTCGCTCCTGGTCGACGGCGACTACCCCGCCGTCCGCCGCCTGTTCCCCGACGAGACCCCGATCCACGCGATCGTCCTCACGCAGACCCTGGCGGACGCCGCGAAGCGCGTCTCGCTCGTCGCGGAGCGCAACACCCCCATCCGGCTGTCGTTCACCGAGGGCGAGGTCGTGCTCGACGCGGGCCAGGGCGACGACGCGCAGGC
The Cellulomonas sp. NS3 DNA segment above includes these coding regions:
- the dnaA gene encoding chromosomal replication initiator protein DnaA, with product MSPQDEQLTRVWTDAVVELEQSPDITPRQLAFVKLAKPLGLLDGTMLLAVGNDLTKEYLETRVRTEVVSALSSALGREARFAITVDADLAPIDGDGPQLRPLPTPVAEHSPVRGSDHDEDDEPAREPFRPSSRRPVPPTEPARLNPKYLFETFVIGSSNRFAHAAAVAVAEAPAKAYNPLFIYGDSGLGKTHLLHAIGHYAQNLYPSVRVRYVNSEEFTNDFINSIRDDKAGAFQRRYREVDVLLIDDIQFLQGKEQTMEEFFHTFNTLHNANKQVVITSDLPPKQLNGFEDRMRSRFEWGLITDVQPPDLETRIAILRKKAGSEKLQAPDDVLEYIASKISTNIRELEGALIRVTAFANLNRQQVDLSLAEIVLKDLITDDNTAEITATQVIGQTAAYFGLSIDDLCGSSRSRVLVTARQIAMYLCRELTDLSLPKIGQAFGGRDHTTVMHANRKIRELMAERRSIYNQVTELTNRIKQQNRG
- the dnaN gene encoding DNA polymerase III subunit beta yields the protein MKFRVDRDVLAEAVTWTARSLPTRPPVPVLAGVRIEADASGTLQLSSFDYEVSARSEIAADVSEPGTVLVSGRLLAEISRALPAKPVDVVLDGTKVTVTCGASRFTLLTMPVEDYPALPAMPAVTGTVEGDALTHAVAQVTIAASRDDTLPLLTGVRMEIEGEKITLLATDRYRLALRELTWTPASPDISTVALVRARTLSDAAKSLGSSSSVNVALATGQGVDLIGFEAGGRHTTSLLVDGDYPAVRRLFPDETPIHAIVLTQTLADAAKRVSLVAERNTPIRLSFTEGEVVLDAGQGDDAQASEALEATLVGEDISVAFNPQFLLDGLGALTTPFVRMSFTHPNKPVEFTGQESLDGDDLQEYRYLLVPIRFAS